From the genome of Edaphobacter dinghuensis, one region includes:
- a CDS encoding nitrilase-related carbon-nitrogen hydrolase — protein MPRIVRCSLIQAASTPLEQRSLAEIKQAMIDKHVPLIRQAAAEGSQIVCLQELFYGPYFCAEQSIRWYDMAEAVPNGPTVKLMQDLAKELHVALVVPIYEMEGTGVYYNTAAVIDNQGNYLGKYRKSHLPHLEPGFWEKFYFRPGNLGFPVFDLGFCKIGVYLCYDRHFPEGARALGLNGADIVFNPSATVAGLSEYLWKLEQPAHAAANGYFVGAINRVGTEAPWNIGEFFGQSYFCDPRGQIFSEASRNQDEVLTADLDLDKVAEVRKTWQFYRDRRPEMYGDLVKP, from the coding sequence ATGCCGCGTATCGTCCGCTGTTCACTGATTCAGGCCGCAAGCACACCTCTTGAACAAAGATCGTTGGCCGAGATCAAACAGGCCATGATCGACAAGCATGTTCCCCTCATTCGGCAGGCCGCCGCTGAAGGCTCGCAGATCGTTTGCCTTCAGGAGCTCTTCTACGGGCCGTACTTCTGCGCAGAGCAATCTATTCGCTGGTACGACATGGCTGAGGCTGTGCCCAATGGCCCAACGGTAAAGCTCATGCAGGATCTGGCGAAGGAGCTACACGTCGCCCTTGTCGTGCCGATCTACGAGATGGAAGGTACCGGCGTGTACTACAACACGGCGGCAGTGATCGACAATCAGGGCAACTATCTCGGAAAGTATCGCAAGTCTCATCTTCCGCATCTCGAACCGGGTTTCTGGGAGAAGTTTTACTTTCGCCCCGGTAATCTCGGATTCCCCGTCTTCGATCTTGGCTTCTGCAAGATCGGCGTCTATCTCTGCTACGACCGCCACTTCCCTGAAGGCGCACGCGCATTGGGCTTAAATGGTGCTGATATCGTCTTCAATCCTTCTGCGACCGTTGCCGGGTTGAGTGAATATCTGTGGAAGCTGGAGCAGCCTGCACATGCGGCGGCCAATGGATACTTCGTTGGCGCTATCAATCGCGTAGGCACAGAGGCTCCATGGAACATCGGCGAGTTCTTCGGGCAAAGCTACTTCTGCGATCCACGCGGCCAGATATTCTCTGAGGCATCACGCAATCAGGATGAGGTGCTTACCGCCGATCTCGATCTGGACAAAGTTGCCGAAGTACGGAAGACATGGCAGTTCTACCGCGATCGCAGACCGGAGATGTATGGCGATCTGGTCAAGCCGTAG
- a CDS encoding FAD-dependent oxidoreductase translates to MQELLQQKPEIAERFGDLHPPFAAQAAVVESNRCLNCFDAPCTSACPTHIDVPKFIKKIASGNLHSAALGILDANVLGASCARVCPVEVLCEGACVMHGFNEQPIEIGRLQRFAMDHFHAQGGRLPRKSDEKRPEKIACIGAGPASLAAAAELRQQGFQVTIFDKRSLPGGLNTYGIAEYKLPLTDSLREIELIKDLGVQFRLGVEICGENSLAELEAEFDVIFIGAGLGAMHRLAIPGESHSGVIDALQFIEDYKTGKTTQIAGDVIVVGAGNTAIDAANAAKRLGARSVSILYRRTREHISAFDFEYRQALQEGVRFLWLTQLMAIHSSAIGITSVECLCTEIDSDGSLKPIDDSTFHLECNLVIPAIGQSPLLELLTQCRDVQLEQGRVVVDRATGQTSNPKYFAGGDCVNGGREVVDAVADGKRAGIAIARLLEVAYV, encoded by the coding sequence ATGCAGGAGTTACTCCAACAGAAGCCAGAGATCGCAGAGAGGTTCGGGGACCTGCATCCGCCATTCGCGGCGCAAGCTGCAGTGGTTGAGTCGAACCGCTGCCTGAATTGTTTTGACGCTCCCTGTACCAGCGCCTGCCCAACCCATATCGATGTGCCAAAGTTTATTAAGAAGATCGCCAGCGGCAATCTCCACAGCGCAGCGCTTGGCATTCTCGATGCAAATGTTCTTGGAGCGAGTTGCGCTCGTGTGTGCCCAGTTGAAGTTCTCTGCGAAGGAGCCTGCGTTATGCATGGCTTCAACGAACAGCCGATTGAGATTGGACGGCTCCAGCGATTTGCCATGGATCATTTCCATGCGCAGGGAGGCAGGCTGCCGCGAAAGTCGGATGAGAAGCGGCCTGAGAAGATTGCCTGCATTGGCGCTGGCCCTGCGTCCTTGGCCGCAGCAGCAGAGCTGCGGCAGCAAGGTTTTCAGGTAACCATCTTCGACAAGCGATCTCTGCCCGGCGGTCTGAATACCTATGGAATCGCGGAATACAAGCTGCCACTTACAGATAGCCTTCGCGAGATTGAGCTGATCAAAGACTTAGGCGTCCAGTTCCGATTGGGTGTCGAGATTTGTGGCGAAAACTCACTCGCTGAACTCGAAGCTGAGTTCGACGTCATCTTCATCGGCGCAGGTCTTGGAGCAATGCATCGGTTGGCGATTCCGGGCGAATCTCATTCTGGAGTCATCGACGCTCTGCAATTTATCGAAGACTACAAGACGGGAAAGACCACTCAGATCGCGGGCGATGTAATTGTCGTGGGAGCGGGCAATACTGCTATCGATGCAGCCAATGCGGCAAAGCGGCTTGGAGCACGAAGTGTTTCGATTCTATATCGACGCACCAGAGAACATATCTCAGCATTTGACTTTGAATATCGACAAGCCTTGCAGGAAGGTGTTCGCTTTCTCTGGTTGACGCAACTGATGGCGATTCACTCCTCTGCTATCGGCATTACATCCGTCGAATGTCTGTGCACGGAGATTGATTCCGATGGATCACTTAAACCCATCGACGATTCAACCTTCCATCTGGAATGCAACCTGGTGATTCCTGCGATTGGCCAGTCACCTCTGCTTGAGCTTCTGACTCAATGCCGCGATGTGCAGCTGGAACAAGGGCGAGTCGTAGTCGATCGCGCAACGGGTCAGACATCGAATCCGAAGTATTTTGCTGGTGGCGATTGTGTCAATGGCGGACGCGAAGTGGTAGACGCGGTGGCAGACGGCAAGCGCGCAGGTATCGCTATCGCTCGTCTTCTGGAGGTGGCATATGTCTAA